From the genome of Streptomyces sp. NBC_01260, one region includes:
- a CDS encoding helix-turn-helix domain-containing protein → MTADDSFGRLDDDDYPAYTMGRAADMLGTTQGFLRAIGEARLITPLRSAGGHRRYSRYQLRIAARARELVDNGTPIEAACRIVILEDQLEEAQRINAEHRRAAESANPTAVP, encoded by the coding sequence ATGACAGCAGACGACTCGTTCGGCCGTCTCGATGACGACGACTACCCCGCCTACACCATGGGCCGGGCCGCCGACATGCTCGGTACTACCCAGGGCTTCCTCCGCGCGATTGGCGAAGCCCGCCTCATCACCCCGCTCCGTTCCGCTGGCGGGCACCGCCGTTACTCCCGCTACCAGCTGCGCATCGCGGCCCGAGCGCGTGAGCTCGTCGACAACGGGACCCCCATCGAGGCCGCCTGCCGCATCGTCATCCTCGAAGACCAGCTCGAAGAGGCCCAGCGCATCAATGCCGAACACCGCCGCGCCGCCGAATCGGCGAATCCCACGGCCGTGCCCTGA
- a CDS encoding IS5 family transposase (programmed frameshift), with amino-acid sequence MGRGDLTNAEWDRLESFLPPGGTRGGRWSDHRRVINGVLYRVRTGVQWRDLPERFGPWETVYKRHRRWSADGTWQMLLSRIQVAEDAEGGIDWDVSVDSTAVRAHQHAAGARKAPPRRPSKGGQVGDEPGRSGTAETDHPPGGGGQVGECLGRSRGGFTTKIHLVAEGRCRPLAFVLTPGHYGDGPQLERVLEQVLVPRAGVGRPRTRPDHVLADKAYTSRKNRRYLRRRGIRHTIPERLDQQRHRKNRGSRGGRPTGFDSELYKKRNTVERTINRLKGFRAVATRYEKRAYIYLGTVTLAALMIWLRT; translated from the exons ATGGGCCGTGGGGATCTGACGAATGCGGAGTGGGATCGGCTGGAGTCGTTCCTACCTCCTGGTGGTACGCGTGGAGGTCGGTGGAGCGATCACCGCCGGGTGATCAACGGGGTTCTCTACCGGGTGCGGACCGGCGTGCAGTGGCGGGATCTGCCGGAGCGATTCGGGCCATGGGAGACGGTCTATAAACGACATCGTCGCTGGTCAGCCGATGGAACCTGGCAGATGCTGCTGTCTCGCATCCAGGTAGCCGAGGACGCCGAGGGCGGCATCGACTGGGACGTGTCGGTGGACTCGACAGCCGTGCGAGCCCACCAGCACGCCGCCGGTGCGAGGAAAGCGCCCCCG CGCCGTCCCTCAAAGGGGGGCCAAGTGGGGGACGAACCAGGTCGATCCGGTACTGCGGAGACTGACCATCCGCCTGGAGGAGGTGGTCAGGTCGGCGAATGTCTGGGACGTTCCCGCGGAGGATTCACCACCAAGATCCACCTCGTTGCCGAGGGACGATGCCGGCCCCTCGCCTTCGTCCTGACACCCGGACACTACGGAGACGGACCCCAGCTCGAGCGGGTGCTGGAACAGGTTCTGGTGCCGCGAGCCGGAGTCGGCCGGCCACGCACCCGGCCCGACCATGTCTTGGCGGACAAGGCCTACACGTCCCGGAAGAACCGCCGCTACCTGCGACGACGCGGAATCCGGCACACCATCCCCGAACGTCTCGACCAGCAGAGACACCGCAAGAACCGAGGTTCACGCGGCGGTCGGCCTACCGGTTTCGACAGCGAGCTCTACAAGAAGCGCAACACCGTCGAACGCACCATCAACCGCCTCAAAGGCTTCCGCGCCGTCGCGACCCGCTACGAGAAACGCGCCTACATCTACCTCGGCACCGTCACACTCGCAGCACTCATGATCTGGCTCCGTACATGA
- a CDS encoding IS110 family transposase, with product MPQPALPAQHLPRPAEEVVLGVDTHKDVHVAAVITVLGASLAHQEFPATAAGYHQLLTWGQSFGVLRRAGVECTGSFGTALTRLLRREGIEVVEINQPDRATRRKRGKTDALDADAAARAVLSGRATTVPKSADGPAEDMRVLRLAKESAVKARTQALNQLKAVLMSIDPDLRELLTRLSNPALVATCAALDIGDRGEAVFTMRLLARRVQYLSDEVKELTRRTTRAVRSCRPELLDLVGVGPDSAAVLLIAAGDNPDRITDEASFAALCGVSPLEQSSGKTQRRRLNRGGNRQANAALYRVVQTRIRWDERTQKYLERRTAEGMSKREIIRCLKRYVARELYRHIQPRAANPVPSAA from the coding sequence ATGCCCCAGCCGGCGCTGCCCGCGCAGCACCTCCCCCGGCCGGCGGAGGAAGTGGTCCTCGGGGTGGACACTCACAAGGACGTCCATGTCGCCGCCGTCATCACCGTCCTGGGCGCCTCACTCGCCCACCAGGAGTTCCCGGCCACCGCCGCCGGATATCACCAGCTACTGACCTGGGGACAGTCGTTCGGCGTTCTGCGTCGGGCGGGGGTCGAGTGCACCGGATCCTTCGGAACTGCACTGACCCGTCTTCTGCGTCGGGAGGGCATCGAAGTCGTCGAAATCAACCAGCCCGACCGTGCCACCCGGCGCAAGCGAGGCAAGACAGACGCCCTCGACGCGGATGCGGCCGCCCGCGCGGTGCTGTCCGGACGGGCCACCACCGTGCCGAAGAGCGCGGACGGGCCCGCGGAAGACATGCGGGTCCTGCGACTGGCCAAGGAATCAGCGGTCAAAGCCCGCACCCAGGCGCTGAACCAGCTCAAGGCCGTCCTCATGTCCATCGACCCGGACCTGCGAGAACTGCTCACCAGACTCAGCAATCCCGCGCTGGTCGCGACCTGCGCGGCCCTCGACATCGGCGACCGGGGCGAGGCCGTCTTCACCATGCGTCTGCTCGCCCGCCGCGTCCAGTACCTGTCCGACGAGGTCAAAGAGCTCACCCGGCGCACCACTCGGGCCGTCCGCTCCTGCCGCCCCGAGCTGCTGGACCTGGTCGGCGTCGGACCCGACAGCGCCGCAGTCCTCCTCATTGCCGCAGGTGACAACCCAGACAGGATCACCGACGAGGCGTCCTTCGCTGCTCTGTGCGGTGTCAGTCCGCTCGAGCAGTCCTCCGGCAAGACGCAACGCCGGCGCCTGAACCGCGGCGGCAACCGCCAGGCCAACGCCGCGCTCTACCGCGTCGTGCAGACCCGCATACGCTGGGACGAACGTACCCAGAAATATCTGGAGCGACGCACCGCCGAGGGCATGTCCAAGCGCGAGATCATCCGGTGTCTGAAGCGGTATGTCGCCCGCGAGCTCTACCGGCACATCCAGCCCCGAGCCGCCAACCCGGTCCCCTCTGCGGCTTGA
- the istA gene encoding IS21 family transposase, translating into MVLDPQRWLELRRFRGLVESGAISLSEVAKETGLNWRTVSKYLSADSSAPPRRTASGQPRKRVVDDVAPLIDAMLRAEVLMKAAVIHERLATEYGFTGNYQRVKLYVQEARPRIAEELGITPRELAGMHRRFEVIPGAQAQVDWGDEGRILAHMGIPKVYSFHMVLSYSRDPFCCFTTSLDLQTFFDCHRRAFAHFNGVPMTIVYDRTKTVVRRHVAPGEAVPLHPEAVGFAGHYDFDIDVLAAYRPQGKGRVERQVLIVRDHVLSGRAFSCIEEMDAAFTAWVPKRRAQTHRTHQQVIGERAARDHAALKPLPPTPYLVAERHLRPVGKDCLVAFGGNLYSVPARKVRPRQLVEIRATKSQVMLHSTIADSGGETLLAMHPRAVGRGVRVVEEQHWDELPTGKGRRTTTGDALPRPRHERPLGEEAGPLQALLNRAAATRVEVGRRPLSVYDELTGTRPFTSNRATKESS; encoded by the coding sequence ATGGTCCTGGACCCGCAGCGGTGGCTGGAGCTTCGGCGTTTCCGCGGCCTGGTGGAGTCCGGGGCGATAAGCCTGTCGGAGGTCGCCAAGGAAACCGGGCTGAACTGGCGGACGGTCAGCAAGTACCTGTCTGCTGACTCGTCCGCGCCTCCGCGCCGGACGGCGAGTGGTCAGCCGCGCAAGCGAGTGGTCGACGACGTCGCTCCGCTGATCGACGCGATGCTGCGGGCCGAGGTCCTGATGAAGGCCGCGGTGATTCACGAGCGGCTGGCCACGGAGTACGGGTTCACCGGGAACTATCAGCGGGTCAAGCTCTACGTGCAGGAAGCCCGCCCAAGGATCGCGGAGGAACTGGGGATCACCCCGCGAGAGCTGGCAGGGATGCATCGCAGGTTCGAGGTGATCCCGGGTGCTCAGGCTCAGGTGGACTGGGGCGATGAGGGCAGGATCCTGGCCCACATGGGCATCCCGAAGGTCTACTCCTTCCACATGGTGCTGTCGTACTCGCGTGATCCGTTTTGCTGCTTCACCACCAGCCTGGACCTGCAGACGTTCTTCGACTGCCATCGGCGGGCATTCGCGCACTTCAACGGGGTGCCGATGACGATCGTCTATGACCGGACCAAGACAGTCGTCCGCCGTCACGTCGCCCCAGGTGAGGCGGTTCCACTGCATCCGGAGGCGGTCGGATTCGCCGGCCACTACGACTTCGACATCGATGTGCTGGCCGCCTACCGCCCCCAGGGCAAAGGCCGCGTCGAACGCCAGGTCCTGATCGTCCGCGACCACGTTCTCTCCGGCCGGGCCTTCTCCTGCATCGAGGAAATGGACGCCGCCTTCACCGCCTGGGTGCCGAAACGACGAGCCCAGACGCACCGGACTCACCAGCAGGTCATCGGTGAGCGGGCAGCTCGTGACCACGCGGCTCTCAAGCCGTTGCCACCCACTCCGTATCTGGTGGCCGAACGTCATCTGCGGCCGGTCGGCAAGGACTGTCTGGTCGCCTTCGGCGGGAACCTCTACTCAGTCCCCGCCCGCAAGGTCCGACCGCGTCAGCTGGTGGAGATCAGGGCCACGAAGTCGCAGGTCATGCTGCATTCCACCATTGCCGACTCCGGTGGCGAGACGCTGCTTGCCATGCATCCACGGGCAGTCGGACGCGGGGTCCGTGTCGTCGAAGAACAGCACTGGGACGAGCTGCCCACCGGCAAAGGACGCCGGACCACCACCGGCGACGCCTTGCCCCGGCCGCGTCACGAACGCCCCTTGGGCGAGGAGGCCGGACCGCTGCAAGCTCTCCTCAACCGGGCTGCGGCGACCCGCGTCGAGGTCGGCCGCCGACCGTTGTCGGTCTATGACGAGCTGACCGGGACCCGCCCTTTCACCAGTAACCG